From Candidatus Saganbacteria bacterium, a single genomic window includes:
- the fusA gene encoding elongation factor G: MARDYSLERTRNIGIVAHIDAGKTTLTERILYYTGKLYKIGEVHEGTATMDWMEQEKERGITITSACTTCFWKNTRINIIDTPGHVDFTVEVERSLRVLDGVVAVFCAVGGVQPQSETVWRQAVKHHVPRIAFINKMDRVGADFKRAVKMMAERLHAHPVPIQLPVGAEENFKGVIDLVEMKAYMYDEETGEKFTEQAIPDELKSKAYRYHEKVVEAAAESDDSLMIKYLDGHKLTVEEIKKGLRAATIAGRIVPVTCGTAFKNKGVQPLIDAVIEYLPSPLEVRAVKGIDPDSGDELIRSASDSAPFSALAFKIMSDPFVGRLTFFRVYSGVLNNGSYVLNSTKGHKERIGRLLQMHANKREEIDEVHAGDIAGAVGLKNTTTGDTLCDEKSPVILESIIFPEPVISVAIEPKTKADQEKLGISLQKLAEEDPTFRVHTDQDSGQTIIEGMGELHLEIIVDRLFREFKVDANVGKPQVAYKETIKGHSEAEGKFIRQTGGRGQYGHVWLKIEPTKNKTFEFENKVVGGAIPREYIPAIEDGVKEAMTTGVIAGYPVINVKVTVFDGSYHEVDSSEIAFKIAASMCFKAAFVKAKPVLLEPIMKVEAVTPEQYLGDVMGDLSSRRARIEGMEAYKSMQTIKTKVPLSEMFGYSTSLRSCSQGRASFTMEFNSYEEVPKNISESIILKNSGKA, translated from the coding sequence ATGGCAAGAGATTACAGCCTTGAACGCACAAGGAACATAGGGATCGTGGCGCACATAGATGCGGGCAAGACCACATTGACCGAAAGGATACTGTATTACACGGGAAAACTGTACAAGATCGGCGAAGTGCATGAAGGGACGGCGACAATGGACTGGATGGAGCAGGAAAAAGAAAGAGGAATAACGATAACTTCGGCATGCACGACGTGTTTCTGGAAGAATACCAGGATAAACATCATCGATACTCCGGGACATGTCGACTTCACTGTCGAGGTTGAGCGATCGTTGCGCGTCCTTGACGGCGTTGTGGCTGTCTTCTGCGCGGTCGGGGGAGTGCAGCCGCAGAGCGAGACGGTCTGGAGGCAGGCGGTCAAGCACCACGTGCCGCGTATCGCGTTCATAAATAAAATGGACAGGGTAGGAGCGGATTTTAAAAGAGCGGTGAAGATGATGGCTGAAAGACTTCATGCTCACCCGGTACCGATACAGCTGCCGGTAGGTGCCGAAGAAAATTTTAAAGGCGTCATAGATCTGGTCGAGATGAAAGCATACATGTATGATGAAGAGACAGGTGAAAAATTCACCGAACAGGCGATACCAGATGAATTGAAGTCAAAAGCTTATAGATACCACGAAAAGGTCGTCGAAGCGGCGGCGGAATCAGACGACAGCCTGATGATCAAGTATCTGGACGGCCACAAGCTCACAGTCGAAGAGATAAAAAAAGGCCTGAGGGCCGCGACGATAGCGGGGCGTATAGTGCCCGTGACATGCGGCACGGCCTTTAAGAACAAAGGCGTCCAGCCGCTCATTGACGCGGTCATCGAATATCTGCCTTCGCCTCTGGAAGTGAGGGCCGTAAAAGGTATAGATCCGGACAGCGGAGATGAGCTGATAAGAAGCGCGTCCGATTCGGCGCCTTTTTCCGCGCTTGCGTTCAAGATAATGAGCGATCCTTTTGTGGGAAGATTAACGTTCTTCAGGGTATATTCGGGTGTCCTGAATAACGGTTCGTACGTGCTTAATTCGACAAAAGGCCATAAAGAGAGGATAGGAAGGCTCCTGCAGATGCACGCGAATAAAAGGGAAGAGATAGATGAAGTGCATGCCGGAGATATCGCGGGTGCGGTTGGATTAAAGAACACTACAACGGGAGACACTCTGTGCGACGAAAAGTCGCCGGTGATACTGGAGTCAATAATCTTTCCGGAGCCGGTCATATCGGTGGCGATCGAGCCGAAGACAAAAGCCGACCAGGAAAAACTCGGGATCTCTCTCCAGAAATTGGCAGAGGAAGATCCGACGTTCCGCGTGCACACGGACCAGGACTCCGGACAGACGATCATTGAAGGGATGGGAGAGCTGCATCTGGAAATAATAGTCGACAGGCTTTTCAGGGAATTCAAAGTAGATGCCAATGTCGGCAAGCCGCAGGTAGCCTACAAGGAGACGATAAAAGGCCATTCAGAAGCCGAAGGGAAATTTATCAGGCAGACCGGAGGCCGCGGGCAGTACGGCCATGTCTGGCTGAAGATCGAGCCGACAAAAAACAAGACTTTTGAGTTCGAGAATAAAGTCGTAGGCGGCGCGATACCACGGGAATATATACCCGCGATCGAAGACGGCGTGAAAGAAGCTATGACCACAGGCGTGATAGCGGGATATCCGGTCATCAACGTGAAGGTCACCGTGTTTGACGGTTCTTATCACGAGGTGGATTCTTCGGAAATAGCTTTCAAGATAGCGGCTTCCATGTGTTTCAAAGCGGCATTTGTAAAGGCGAAGCCGGTATTGCTCGAGCCGATAATGAAAGTCGAAGCCGTGACGCCGGAGCAATACCTCGGGGATGTGATGGGAGACCTCAGCAGCAGAAGGGCGAGGATCGAAGGGATGGAAGCTTATAAAAGCATGCAGACGATCAAGACAAAAGTGCCTCTTTCCGAGATGTTCGGGTATTCCACGTCGCTCAGATCATGCTCTCAGGGAAGAGCTTCTTTCACTATGGAGTTCAATTCATACGAGGAAGTGCCGAAAAATATTTCCGAATCGATAATTCTAAAGAACTCGGGGAAGGCTTAA
- the rpsG gene encoding 30S ribosomal protein S7: MPRRGRVVKRKISPDSKYNSVLVQKFINRIMMMGKKSKAEGIVYKAMDIISKKGSKSPLEVFEQAIRNATPLMEVKARRVGGSTYQIPIEVERERGTAIAMKWLKEGAMARQGRSMQEKLSAELFDAFSNTGGALKKKEDLHKTADANKAFAHFRW; this comes from the coding sequence ATGCCAAGAAGGGGACGGGTAGTAAAAAGGAAGATAAGTCCTGATTCAAAGTACAACAGCGTGCTTGTCCAGAAATTCATCAACAGGATAATGATGATGGGAAAGAAAAGCAAAGCCGAAGGTATAGTGTACAAAGCGATGGACATCATCTCAAAAAAAGGCAGCAAAAGCCCTCTTGAGGTGTTCGAGCAGGCAATAAGGAACGCCACGCCGCTGATGGAAGTGAAGGCAAGGCGAGTCGGGGGATCGACATACCAGATACCGATAGAGGTTGAAAGAGAAAGAGGAACGGCAATAGCCATGAAATGGCTGAAGGAAGGCGCGATGGCGCGGCAGGGCAGATCGATGCAGGAAAAACTGTCGGCCGAACTTTTTGACGCTTTTTCAAATACAGGCGGGGCGCTTAAAAAGAAAGAGGACCTGCATAAGACCGCGGATGCGAACAAGGCGTTCGCTCACTTCAGGTGGTAA
- the rpsJ gene encoding 30S ribosomal protein S10 yields MKRQKIRIRLKGYDHRVVDQSAEKIIDTAKRAGAAVSGPIPLPTDKEVYCVLRSPHVDKKSREHFEIRTHKRLIDILDPAPQTVDALMQIDLPSGVDIEIKLS; encoded by the coding sequence ATGAAAAGACAGAAAATAAGGATCAGGCTGAAAGGATACGATCACAGGGTCGTCGACCAGTCCGCGGAGAAGATAATAGACACGGCAAAAAGGGCGGGTGCGGCAGTGTCCGGTCCGATCCCGCTGCCGACGGATAAAGAGGTCTACTGCGTCCTGCGTTCCCCGCATGTCGACAAGAAATCAAGGGAACATTTCGAGATCAGGACGCATAAAAGGCTTATAGATATACTCGATCCCGCTCCACAGACGGTCGATGCGCTTATGCAGATAGACCTTCCGTCGGGTGTGGACATAG
- the rpsL gene encoding 30S ribosomal protein S12: protein MPTISQLIRKGRNEKNTKSKAPALAGCPLKRAVCLRVYTTTPKKPNSALRKVARVRITNGLEVTAYIPGVGHNLQEHSVVLIRGGRVKDLPGVRYHIVRGTFDTAGVENRMKSRSKYGAKKPKKQVK, encoded by the coding sequence ATGCCGACCATATCACAGTTGATAAGAAAAGGGAGAAATGAAAAAAATACAAAAAGCAAAGCGCCGGCCCTGGCAGGCTGCCCTTTGAAAAGGGCGGTTTGTTTGAGGGTGTACACGACAACTCCCAAAAAGCCGAACTCAGCGCTGAGAAAAGTCGCGAGGGTGAGGATCACCAACGGTCTCGAAGTAACGGCATACATACCGGGTGTCGGGCATAATCTGCAGGAGCACTCGGTGGTCCTTATCCGCGGGGGAAGGGTCAAAGACCTTCCGGGAGTAAGATACCACATAGTCAGAGGAACTTTTGATACGGCGGGAGTAGAGAACCGCATGAAATCCCGCTCAAAGTATGGGGCGAAGAAACCGAAAAAACAGGTCAAATAA